CGGCAGCATCAAGATATATAGAAGCCAGGCCATCTAAGTTGGCTTTGGATATTCTATACAACCCCCAAACTACCGAGTGGCAATTGTCCTATGATGGTAGAAAGAAAGAACCTGTCACCCTTCCAGTTAAGTTTCCTCTGTTGCTTGCTCAAGGGGTAGAAGGTATTGCCGTAGGATTATCTACAAAGATTCTTCCTCACAATTTCTGTGAGCTGATCGATGCGTCTATCAAGCACTTGAAAGGTAAATCTTTCAAGTTGTACCCGGACTTCCAAACGGGAGGTATGATTGATGTGGAAGAATACAATAAAGGTCATAGGGGAGGGAAAGTGAAGGTTCGTGCCAAAATCGAAGAGTACGACAAAAAGCAGTTGGTGATCAAAGACATACCATTTGGGACTACTACTACCAGTTTGATTGAATCGATCATCAAAGCCAATGACAAAGGCAAAATCAAGATCAAGAAGGTCATAGATAATACCGCCAAGGATATTGAGATTTTAGTGCAATTAGCACCTGGTGTATCTCCTGATATTACTATAGATGCGCTCTATGCCTTTACTGATTGTCAGGTATCCATTTCACCCAATGCTTGTGTGATTGTGGACGAGAAGCCCATGTTTACGAATGTGCATGAGATTCTCAAGATGAATACAGATCAAACGGTAGATCTTCTTCGTCAAGAGTTGGAGATTAGGAAAGCTGAGTTGTTAGAGAAAATCTTATTCTCTTCTTTGGAAAAAATATTCATTGAAAACCGTATCTATAGAGATATAGAGGAATGTGAGACATGGGAAGCTGTAATTGAGACGATTGACCAAGGATTGGAGCCTTTTAAACCACAATTCTATAGAGAAATCACGCAAGATGATATTGTTCGATTGACGGAAATCAAGATCAAGCGTATATCCAAGTTCGACTCATTCAAGGCGGATGAGATGATGCGCAAGCTTCAGGAAGAATTGGCTCAAGTAGAGCATCATTTAGCCAATATTATTGATTATGCTATAGCTTACTTCTCCAATCTGCTCAAGAAATATGGAGAAGGCCGTGAAAGAAGAACAGAAATCTCTTCGATCGAAACTATTGCAGCCACTGCCGTAGCTGCCAATAATGCAAAACTATATGCCAATTATAAAGACGGGTTTATCGGCTATGGTTTGAAAAAAGATGAATTTATCTCTGATTGCTCTGATTTGGATGATATTATCGTTTTCAGAAAGGATGGACGATGTGTCGTCACGAAAATACAGGACAAAGTTTTTGTAGGAAAGGACATTATATATGCGGGCGTCTTCAAAAAAGGGGACGAAAGGATGGTTTACAACTTGTGTTACCTGGATGGCAAATCTGGACGTACGATGATCAAGCGCTTCAATGTAACGTCTGTAACCAGGGACAAGGAGTATAACCTCACTAAGAGCGAAAAAGGCTCTAAGGTTCACTATTTCACTGCTAACCCAAATGGAGAGGCAGAAGTAGTCACTGTTTATCTAACAGCGGGCGCTAAAGCACGTAAAAAAGTATTTGACTTTGACTTTGCCGAAATAGACATCAAAGGTCGTGGAGCTGGTGGTAATATTCTTACCAAGTATCCAGTCAGAAAGATCGAATTGAAGACTGCAGGAAAATCAACCCTCGCAGGCACTGACATTTGGTATGACGAGACCATAGGAAGACTGAACCGTGATGAGCGAGGAATTCATTTGGGTAATTTCAATGCGGAAGACTATGTGATTGTCTTCTACAAAGACGGTAGCTATGAGCTCACTTCATTTGAGTTGTCTAATCATTACAACCAAAGTCAAATTTTTAGTATTCACAAATTCGATCCTGATCAAGTACTTAGTGTATTACATCAAGATGGAGAGTCTAAGGTAGTGTATGTCAAGCGATTTACTATAGAAACACTTACTGTAGGTAAGGCATTTTCATTTATCAATGAGTCACCTAATTCTAAGTTGCTGCATATTTCTACAGTAGACGAACCAAAGGTGAAAGTGACTTTTAGAAAGAAAGGAGAACGCGCCAAAAGTGAAAGAGAATTTGCATTGGCAGAGCTAATTGATAAAAAAGGATGGAAATCTATCGGTAACAAATTTCCGGTTCAGAACATTTCTAAAGTTGTGGAATTAAGTGCTGAAAGTGAAGCGAAAGAAGTCGATGAACCTGCAGTTGATCCAGAGCTGCTGGAAGGTCTAAAAGCTGAGGTACAAAAAGAAGTGGAGCAGGAGGAAACTAAGAAAGAAGGCTTTGATGTAGGGAGTTCAATAGACTTAAGCAGTTCAAAATCTGACGACGAGGACGACGAAGACAAACCACAGCTTGGACTTTTTGAATAACCGCGCATATCAGGAGCAATGGCTAGC
The sequence above is drawn from the Reichenbachiella sp. genome and encodes:
- a CDS encoding DNA gyrase/topoisomerase IV subunit A; this encodes MEENNNINGQNPSNEPLHDVIPVSGMYENWFLDYASYVILERAVPAINDGLKPVQRRILHAMKEMDDGRYNKVANIIGSTMQYHPHGDMSIGDAMVNMGQKELLIDMQGNWGDVRTGDRAAASRYIEARPSKLALDILYNPQTTEWQLSYDGRKKEPVTLPVKFPLLLAQGVEGIAVGLSTKILPHNFCELIDASIKHLKGKSFKLYPDFQTGGMIDVEEYNKGHRGGKVKVRAKIEEYDKKQLVIKDIPFGTTTTSLIESIIKANDKGKIKIKKVIDNTAKDIEILVQLAPGVSPDITIDALYAFTDCQVSISPNACVIVDEKPMFTNVHEILKMNTDQTVDLLRQELEIRKAELLEKILFSSLEKIFIENRIYRDIEECETWEAVIETIDQGLEPFKPQFYREITQDDIVRLTEIKIKRISKFDSFKADEMMRKLQEELAQVEHHLANIIDYAIAYFSNLLKKYGEGRERRTEISSIETIAATAVAANNAKLYANYKDGFIGYGLKKDEFISDCSDLDDIIVFRKDGRCVVTKIQDKVFVGKDIIYAGVFKKGDERMVYNLCYLDGKSGRTMIKRFNVTSVTRDKEYNLTKSEKGSKVHYFTANPNGEAEVVTVYLTAGAKARKKVFDFDFAEIDIKGRGAGGNILTKYPVRKIELKTAGKSTLAGTDIWYDETIGRLNRDERGIHLGNFNAEDYVIVFYKDGSYELTSFELSNHYNQSQIFSIHKFDPDQVLSVLHQDGESKVVYVKRFTIETLTVGKAFSFINESPNSKLLHISTVDEPKVKVTFRKKGERAKSEREFALAELIDKKGWKSIGNKFPVQNISKVVELSAESEAKEVDEPAVDPELLEGLKAEVQKEVEQEETKKEGFDVGSSIDLSSSKSDDEDDEDKPQLGLFE